The Desulfovibrio sp. TomC genome segment ATGGCTTCGACTGTTGGAATTATTTAAACCAGCGTGCATCTGATACTTCAGACGACTCACTTCCAAAACAACTTGATTTTGACATCGTTATAACAGATATCGAAATGCCTCAAATGGATGGCTTCACTCTCACAAAGAAAATTAAACAAAATTCACTTTTAAAAAATCTGCCTGTTTTGCTTTATTCTTCAATCATCACTGAAGAACTATACCACAAGGGCCAATCGGTTGGAGCAGACGAGCAAATGTCAAAACCCGACCTACACAAGGTTCCGCAGGTTTCTGTAAAATTGATTGAAAAATACCAGTCAAAGCAACATATTGAAAATTTTCCGAGATAAGTTTTTTCTTTTCAGAAAAAACTCACTCTTTTTAAGATTTAAAACTAAACACTACGTTACACGAAGCCAAGACAACTGCAACTTTATGATGCAAGGTTAACACCTTTAAATACCCAAGGAACCCGATGTCACACCCTAAAGAATTTAATAGCCAAATATCCAAAGAGATGGAGGCTCTTAGCAAGACAGCTATGTACGACAAAGGATTGTTCAACACTGTCTTAAGTTGTCTTCCAATGCCTTATTTCCTTGTCGACACCTCAGAGCGTATTCTCCAAACGAATCTAGCATGTCTAGAAATGCTCAAAATTATTGGACCTATTGAAACCACTTACGGAAAAACTTTGGGTGAAGTTTTTTATAATGACCCAACACATATAACTTTTATGAGTCACACCCTTCGTCAGGGAACTGTTTATCGCGACCTTGAGGTTCCTACCAAGGATCATCTTGAAAATGACCTTCATATCATAGCAAATATTTTTCCACTTTATGACACAAACAATACCTGTATAGGCGGAATGAGCATTTACGTCAACCATACAGAACGCAAAATGACACAAAAAGCTTTACAGGAAAGTGAAAAGAAAAATTATGACCTCATCCAAAATCTTCATGCAGGAGTCGTTGTCCACGCATCGGATTCTAGAATAATTGTCGCTAATGACCAAGCTTCTCAGCTACTTGGGCTTTCCATTTCCCAACTGAAAGGGAAAAATGCGATAGATCCTGAGTGGTTTTTTATTCATGAAAATGGAACGAAAATGTCCTTCGTAGAATACCCAGTATCTCAGGTGATCGCTACTCGTTCCCCAGTGAGGAATTTAATTTTAGGGATAAATCGTCCTTTGCACAACGACTTAGTTTGGGTTCTAGTTAATGCTTTTCCTGAGTTTGATCAACAAAATGAACTGCTCCAAGTTGTTGTAACCTTTGTCGACATAACTGATCGCAAAAAATCTGAAGAACAAATTCTTCGAAACGAAACGAGGTTACTTTCCCTTGTAAATATTCTCCAACATCCATTCACTTCTGCCCAGGAGTTTTTGGATTTTGCTCTCGATGAAGCTATAAAACTAACTGAGAGTAAAATTGGATATATTTATCACTACGACGAGGATAGACGTGTTTTTACTTTAAACACGTGGTCAAATGAAGTTATGCATGAATGTAGCATCACGTCTCCGCAAGCTCGTTATGAACTAGACAAAACTGGCATCTGGGGAGAAGCGGTCCGCCAACGCAAGCCGATAATTCTAAACAAATTTGAGGAGGAGCACGCATTAAAAAAGGGGTTTCCCACTGGACATGCTCTTTTGAAATCATTCATGACGATTCCAGTGTTCAAAGAAAACAAGATAATTTTAGTCGTTGGCATGGGGAACAAAGACACTGACTACTCTAGTAGTGACGTCTACCAGTTAACACTGTTAATGGACTCCGTTTCAAAAATACTTCACCAAAAAAAGGCTGAACGAGCACTCGTAAAAAGCGAAGAGACTCTCCGCTCAATAATTCATGAGACGCCCATCGGCATACATATCTATGAACTTGTCGAAAACGCACTCGTATTTAGCGGTGCGAACCCAGCAGCAGACTTAATACTAGGTATAAATCACTCTGATTTAATTGGAAAAAATATTGCCGACGCTTTCCCAATGCTTGCAGAAAACGATATATCTGCTCGCTATCTCGAGGCATTGCAAACGGGTAAAACATGGCACACTGAGCAACTAGGATATGAGGACGCCAACATATCCGGTATTTATGAAATTCTTTGCTTTCGAATTTTTCTTGACCAGATAGCAGTAATGTTTCTCGATGTCACAACACGCAAACAACAGGAACTTGAGCTTGAAAAAGCAAAAAAAACTGCTGAAGCTGCGAATAAAGCAAAATCTGAATTTTTAGCCAACATGAGC includes the following:
- a CDS encoding ATP-binding protein, encoding MSHPKEFNSQISKEMEALSKTAMYDKGLFNTVLSCLPMPYFLVDTSERILQTNLACLEMLKIIGPIETTYGKTLGEVFYNDPTHITFMSHTLRQGTVYRDLEVPTKDHLENDLHIIANIFPLYDTNNTCIGGMSIYVNHTERKMTQKALQESEKKNYDLIQNLHAGVVVHASDSRIIVANDQASQLLGLSISQLKGKNAIDPEWFFIHENGTKMSFVEYPVSQVIATRSPVRNLILGINRPLHNDLVWVLVNAFPEFDQQNELLQVVVTFVDITDRKKSEEQILRNETRLLSLVNILQHPFTSAQEFLDFALDEAIKLTESKIGYIYHYDEDRRVFTLNTWSNEVMHECSITSPQARYELDKTGIWGEAVRQRKPIILNKFEEEHALKKGFPTGHALLKSFMTIPVFKENKIILVVGMGNKDTDYSSSDVYQLTLLMDSVSKILHQKKAERALVKSEETLRSIIHETPIGIHIYELVENALVFSGANPAADLILGINHSDLIGKNIADAFPMLAENDISARYLEALQTGKTWHTEQLGYEDANISGIYEILCFRIFLDQIAVMFLDVTTRKQQELELEKAKKTAEAANKAKSEFLANMSHEIRTPLNGIMGMLQLLESTNPDHEQSEYIDIALSSGRNLTRLISDILDLSRIEQGSVTLENHGFSINHLIEDVVNTFITELTTKQIQLSTRIDKSIPEIIYGDSGRLRQIIFNIFGNSIKFTPHGRVYISINSLTVKKTIHIFIEISDTGIGIPEDKLDEIFVPFTQVDGSLTRKYGGVGLGLSIVKKLLLIMEGSITVDNNEGGGTTTCIAIPFKITEPPILEETDKTTDITHENFSNLKILIAEDDYVNQLTISSFVKRIGHIPLCAKDGVEALKLLKSENYDLILMDIQMPNLDGVETTIAIRNSNKNFSKIPIIALTAHAMAGDREKFLAHGMDGYLSKPIILEDLKNAIDQIFSPDTSA